A window of Tautonia plasticadhaerens contains these coding sequences:
- a CDS encoding peptidoglycan-binding domain-containing protein, producing MSDPAHVVPGATGTHVVKIQQALIRLDDADIDPDGVYGPATAAAVLAYKQVRSIINPAHQTRADNIVGKMTMASLDREILQQEAIPRPRVQIKPTSFSRVRPPRPLPLVALLDRSRSFGVNGATVAAPGSATGSAIVAAPVIRPGPDFGPRVVLELRRNSVGSFEVTNGMFGEVSIADTGIAKIAPDAPVVPGEKAPVVQDPQTFKVFSGKALGRTTITASTLAFTDGGSASIEVVVKTFATAPRFVQGINHAHRPSGRYADVQANPNSGFLLELACKVHSAQGLVDLAKRTQFQDKPIALKHLNFYLTDGKGADFVEDANIKDWLTRDRGIKKRLKREIFPGPGRKPRGEGHFTFEQDEFADDAAGQDFRFAFGGIDRVDFEVDFSQDTVRVFFQDRYEWHPVYPFYSFVGPTAQFPESGDEVRETNCLHAALVELKASGAADFWMKGQAEVALSSIIAP from the coding sequence GTGTCCGATCCCGCCCATGTCGTCCCGGGCGCGACCGGGACGCACGTCGTCAAGATTCAACAGGCGTTGATCCGGCTCGATGACGCGGACATCGACCCCGACGGGGTCTACGGCCCCGCGACCGCCGCCGCGGTCCTCGCCTACAAGCAGGTGCGATCGATCATCAACCCGGCCCATCAGACCCGGGCCGACAATATCGTCGGCAAGATGACGATGGCCAGCCTCGATCGCGAGATCCTCCAGCAGGAGGCCATCCCCCGGCCCCGAGTCCAGATCAAGCCCACGTCGTTCTCACGGGTCCGCCCGCCCAGGCCGCTCCCCCTGGTCGCGCTGCTCGATCGCTCCCGATCGTTCGGGGTCAATGGTGCGACCGTCGCCGCGCCTGGCTCAGCGACCGGCTCCGCGATCGTCGCCGCGCCCGTCATCCGGCCCGGCCCGGATTTCGGCCCGCGGGTCGTGCTGGAACTGCGCAGGAATAGTGTGGGCAGTTTCGAGGTCACCAATGGCATGTTCGGGGAGGTGTCGATCGCCGACACGGGCATCGCCAAGATCGCCCCGGATGCGCCGGTGGTCCCCGGGGAGAAGGCCCCGGTGGTCCAGGACCCGCAGACCTTCAAGGTCTTCAGCGGGAAGGCGTTGGGCAGGACGACCATCACGGCCAGCACGCTCGCGTTCACGGACGGCGGATCGGCCTCGATCGAGGTGGTGGTCAAGACGTTCGCGACGGCGCCGAGGTTCGTGCAGGGCATCAACCACGCCCATCGGCCGTCGGGCCGCTACGCGGACGTGCAGGCCAACCCGAATAGCGGCTTCCTCCTGGAACTCGCCTGCAAGGTCCACAGCGCGCAGGGGCTCGTGGACCTGGCGAAGCGGACCCAATTCCAGGACAAGCCGATCGCGTTGAAGCACCTCAATTTCTACCTGACCGACGGCAAAGGGGCCGATTTCGTCGAGGACGCCAACATCAAGGACTGGTTGACGCGCGATCGCGGGATCAAGAAACGCCTCAAGCGCGAGATCTTCCCGGGCCCCGGGAGGAAACCGCGGGGGGAAGGGCATTTCACCTTCGAGCAGGACGAGTTCGCCGACGACGCCGCCGGCCAGGATTTCCGGTTCGCGTTCGGCGGCATCGACCGGGTGGATTTCGAGGTCGATTTCAGCCAGGACACCGTCCGGGTGTTCTTCCAGGACCGCTATGAATGGCATCCGGTCTATCCGTTCTACAGCTTCGTGGGCCCGACGGCCCAATTCCCCGAGTCGGGGGACGAGGTCCGGGAGACCAATTGCCTGCATGCCGCCCTGGTCGAGTTGAAGGCCTCCGGGGCCGCCGACTTCTGGATGAAGGGCCAGGCCGAAGTGGCGTTGTCTTCGATCATCGCCCCATGA